A genomic stretch from Microtus pennsylvanicus isolate mMicPen1 chromosome 11, mMicPen1.hap1, whole genome shotgun sequence includes:
- the LOC142860905 gene encoding T-cell-specific guanine nucleotide triphosphate-binding protein 2-like: MAWASSFDAFFKNFKRESQILSEENIILIKSYTETNNLQKALSVIHNALRDIENAPLNIAVTGETGTGKSTFINALRGVGQEDIGAAPTGVTETTWERIPYLHPKLPQVTLWDLPGIGSTSFPPENYLTEMKFGQYDFFIIISATRFKENDAQLAKAITKMKMNFYFVRTKIDIDVDNEQKSKPKTFNKEKVLMKIRGDCSRHLQKTLSSEPRIFLVSNFDVSDFDFPELQTTLLSELPAHKRHVFMLSLNSVTEEIINLKRDSLKQKVFLEALKAGVLATIPLGGMIMDDIENLDETFDLYKSYFGLDDASLRNIAKKFNIPVNTLKAHLRFPHLFTQMNNESLEDKLRKYIHHISSVTGGPVAAGIYFKKSYYLQNLFIDAAANDAIALLNKEDLLENKVEPYISKPPDYWE, translated from the coding sequence ATGGCTTGGGCCTCCAGCTTTGATgcattctttaagaattttaagagGGAAAGCCAAATCCTCTCTGAAGAAAACATCATCTTGATTAAATCCTACACTGAGACAAACAACCTCCAGAAAGCCCTTTCTGTAATCCACAATGCACTGAGAGACATCGAGAATGCCCCCCTGAACATCGCTGTGACAggggagacagggacagggaaGTCCACGTTCATCAATGCCCTGagaggggtggggcaggaagaCATAGGTGCAGCCCCCACCGGGGTGACAGAGACAACCTGGGAAAGAATTCCGTACCTGCACCCAAAGCTTCCCCAGGTGACACTATGGGACCTGCCTGGTATTGGATCCACTTCCTTCCCACCGGAAAACTACCTAACAGAAATGAAGTTTGGTCAATATGACTTCTTCATTATCATCTCGGCTACACGCTTCAAAGAAAATGATGCCCAGCTAGCCAAAGCCATCACTAAGATGAAGATGAATTTCTACTTTGTCCGAACCAAGATAGATATTGACGTAGATAATGAACAGAAGAGTAAACCTAAGACTTTCAATAAGGAGAAAGTCCTGATGAAAATCCGAGGTGACTGTTCAAGGCATCTCCAGAAGACTCTCTCCAGTGAGCCTCGAATTTTCTTAGTCTCTAACTTTGATGTGTCCGACTTTGACTTCCCAGAGCTGCAGACCACCCTACTGAGCGAGCTCCCAGCCCACAAGCGCCATGTCTTCATGCTGTCTTTGAACAGTGTTACTGAGGAAATCATTAACCTCAAGAGAGATTCCCTGAAGCAGAAAGTCTTCCTAGAAGCCCTGAAAGCTGGAGTACTTGCCACCATTCCACTTGGTGGTATGATCATGGACGACATAGAGAACCTGGATGAAACTTTCGATCTCTACAAGTCCTACTTTGGCCTGGATGATGCCTCACTGAGAAACATTGCCAAGAAATTTAACATACCTGTCAACACACTCAAGGCACACCTTCGGTTTCCCCATTTGTTCACACAGATGAACAATGAATCCTTAGAGGACAAACTGCGGAAATATATCCATCACATTTCCTCAGTTACTGGTGGTCCAGTTGCTGCTGGCATTTATTTCAAAAAGTCTTACTATTTGCAGAATCTCTTTATTGATGCTGCAGCAAATGATGCCATAGCTCTTCTCAACAAGGAAGATCTTTTAGAAAACAAGGTGGAACCATATATATCTAAGCCTCCCGATTACTGGGAATGA